The Mucilaginibacter yixingensis genome window below encodes:
- a CDS encoding RNA polymerase sigma-70 factor, with protein MTDYTTLSENILVDLLRDDKLGAFKELYKRHWKKLYNAAWKRLRNKELCEEIVQELFTNLWVKRHSLPLINGVSSYLYSSVIHLVIDHYRKELVREKYREAFIAVHGHETDNSTEETILLKDLTDTIEQEISQLPDKCRSVYELSRKQHKTNKEIALYLGISEKTVENHLTKALKRLQLGLSHYLGFLVFLLIK; from the coding sequence ATGACGGATTATACCACATTGTCTGAAAATATTCTTGTTGACTTGCTGCGCGATGACAAGCTTGGCGCCTTTAAAGAACTCTATAAAAGGCACTGGAAAAAGCTTTATAACGCGGCCTGGAAACGCCTGCGCAATAAAGAGCTGTGTGAAGAGATTGTGCAGGAGTTATTTACCAACCTGTGGGTTAAGCGCCATTCATTACCGCTCATTAACGGGGTATCGTCATACCTTTACTCGTCTGTTATCCATCTGGTGATTGATCATTATCGCAAAGAGCTGGTGCGCGAGAAGTATCGCGAAGCTTTTATCGCTGTACATGGTCACGAAACCGATAACTCTACCGAAGAAACCATCCTGCTGAAAGACCTGACTGACACCATTGAACAGGAGATCAGTCAGCTGCCTGATAAATGCCGCTCGGTTTACGAGCTAAGTCGCAAACAGCACAAAACCAACAAGGAGATTGCGTTGTATCTGGGCATCTCAGAAAAAACGGTTGAAAACCATTTAACTAAAGCACTTAAGCGTTTGCAACTGGGGCTGAGTCACTATCTGGGCTTCCTGGTGTTTCTGTTGATAAAATAA
- a CDS encoding VOC family protein: MILYEQAFAGFAVKDIEAAKQFYTDKLGISIDSGPEGTLSLKFGNNTVLVYPKPDHVPAVFTVLNLPVDNIDTAVDELTAKGVKFEHYDLGSASTDERGIFRAGGPLIAWFKDPSGNIFSVLQKN, from the coding sequence ATGATACTTTATGAGCAGGCATTTGCCGGATTTGCCGTTAAAGACATTGAGGCAGCCAAACAGTTCTACACCGATAAACTGGGCATCAGCATAGATAGCGGCCCCGAGGGTACGCTATCGCTTAAATTTGGCAACAACACGGTATTGGTTTACCCCAAGCCAGACCACGTACCCGCGGTTTTCACGGTGCTTAATCTACCGGTTGACAATATTGATACCGCGGTTGATGAACTAACCGCCAAAGGTGTAAAATTTGAGCACTATGATCTGGGCAGCGCCAGCACTGATGAGAGAGGCATCTTCCGCGCAGGCGGGCCGTTGATTGCCTGGTTTAAAGACCCATCTGGCAACATATTTTCTGTATTGCAGAAAAACTAA
- a CDS encoding dihydrofolate reductase family protein: MRKVILFIHLSFDGCVAGAENEQDWMTRTDDEMGAFMADGMVENVDTILTGRKLYEGFAQFWPGVPAMPNIPPELVAFAHWMNDTRKVVFSKTLDKAEWTNSVIASGDVADEITKLKAQPGKDMVIFGGAEMVQELTKRGLVDEYHIKLEPVILGNGKPLFKEVTDRVQLKLIKSKAFEKSGVVGLFYEVVR, encoded by the coding sequence ATGAGAAAAGTAATTTTATTTATACACCTGTCTTTTGACGGCTGCGTAGCCGGCGCGGAAAATGAGCAAGACTGGATGACCCGTACCGACGATGAGATGGGCGCCTTTATGGCGGATGGTATGGTAGAAAATGTAGATACCATTTTAACCGGCCGCAAGCTATATGAAGGCTTTGCTCAGTTTTGGCCGGGCGTGCCTGCTATGCCTAACATTCCGCCAGAACTGGTAGCCTTTGCACATTGGATGAACGATACCCGCAAAGTGGTGTTCAGCAAAACGCTGGATAAGGCAGAGTGGACCAACTCTGTAATTGCCTCCGGCGATGTTGCCGACGAGATTACCAAATTGAAAGCACAACCGGGTAAAGATATGGTGATCTTCGGCGGGGCCGAGATGGTGCAGGAACTAACCAAACGTGGTTTGGTAGACGAGTATCATATTAAACTGGAGCCGGTAATATTAGGCAACGGCAAACCACTATTTAAAGAAGTGACCGACCGCGTGCAGCTGAAACTGATCAAATCTAAAGCGTTTGAAAAATCGGGCGTGGTAGGGTTGTTTTATGAGGTGGTGAGGTAG
- a CDS encoding SRPBCC family protein — protein MELVLIIVYFILGLIGTIIIILLIAAAASSEDYTISREVVINRPRQEVFDYVRILKNQDYYSKWVMTDLNAQRTFTGTDGQPGFLYTWDSDNKQVGQGEQEIKSIKEGQQMITNVRFIKPFEGGLEATFTTRDAGQGQTNINWTIQGKRNLMMRMFHIMMSLPKKLGADMAESLNNLKRVLEK, from the coding sequence ATGGAACTAGTACTTATCATTGTTTACTTCATTCTGGGCCTTATTGGCACCATAATAATTATTCTCCTTATTGCCGCAGCTGCCAGCAGCGAAGATTATACCATCAGCAGGGAGGTAGTAATCAACCGCCCGCGACAGGAAGTTTTTGACTACGTGCGCATCCTCAAAAACCAGGACTATTACAGCAAATGGGTAATGACCGATCTGAACGCGCAACGCACATTTACCGGCACTGACGGTCAGCCGGGCTTTTTGTACACCTGGGATAGCGATAACAAACAAGTAGGACAGGGCGAACAAGAAATAAAAAGCATAAAAGAAGGCCAACAGATGATTACCAATGTGCGTTTTATTAAACCCTTCGAAGGCGGACTTGAAGCCACTTTTACCACCAGGGATGCTGGTCAGGGCCAAACCAATATCAACTGGACCATACAGGGAAAACGCAACTTGATGATGCGTATGTTCCACATTATGATGAGCCTGCCGAAAAAATTGGGAGCCGATATGGCCGAGAGTTTGAACAACCTGAAACGTGTATTAGAAAAATAG
- a CDS encoding GlxA family transcriptional regulator yields the protein MKHVSILIPVGHTSLSNIDGSHHILTEVNNFMQMMGQQPLFNVQMVGLEAPTPQRNGLFTIKPDVLYKDIEKTDMVIIPAVHGDIEQTLKANAALLPWIVDQYNKGAELVSFCIGAFVLAATGLLKGKQCATHWVAANDFRRMYPDVNLVDYKIMTEEDGIYTSGGAYSYLNLMVYLVEKHAGREMAIMISKAFMIDIDRDSQSPFIIFQGQKAHEDAPVKKAQEYIEQNFQDRITVDQLADMLALGRRSLERRFKQATSNTVTEYIQRVKMEAAKKSLEVSRKNINEVMYDVGYTDVKTFRTVFKKVTGLSPVEYKHKYNKAA from the coding sequence ATGAAACATGTTTCAATACTGATACCCGTGGGCCATACCAGCCTGAGTAACATTGATGGCAGCCATCATATTCTTACAGAGGTTAATAACTTTATGCAGATGATGGGCCAGCAGCCACTGTTTAACGTGCAGATGGTGGGCCTGGAGGCGCCTACCCCACAGCGTAACGGCCTGTTTACCATTAAACCCGATGTGCTGTATAAAGACATTGAGAAAACCGATATGGTGATCATTCCCGCTGTGCACGGCGATATTGAGCAGACGTTAAAGGCCAATGCCGCATTACTACCCTGGATAGTGGATCAATATAACAAAGGTGCCGAATTGGTGAGTTTTTGCATCGGTGCATTTGTGCTGGCAGCCACCGGTTTGTTAAAAGGAAAGCAGTGTGCCACGCACTGGGTGGCAGCAAATGATTTCAGGAGGATGTACCCGGATGTAAACCTGGTTGACTATAAAATTATGACCGAGGAAGATGGCATTTACACCAGCGGGGGTGCTTACTCTTACCTTAACCTGATGGTTTACCTGGTGGAAAAACATGCGGGTAGAGAAATGGCCATCATGATCTCAAAAGCGTTTATGATTGATATCGATCGCGATAGCCAGTCGCCATTCATCATCTTCCAGGGGCAAAAAGCTCACGAGGATGCCCCTGTTAAAAAAGCGCAGGAATACATTGAACAGAATTTTCAGGACCGCATTACAGTAGATCAGCTGGCAGATATGCTGGCCCTCGGTCGTCGCAGTTTGGAGCGTCGTTTTAAACAGGCCACCAGCAACACCGTAACCGAATACATACAACGCGTAAAAATGGAAGCCGCCAAGAAAAGCCTGGAGGTGAGCCGCAAAAACATTAACGAGGTGATGTATGATGTGGGTTATACCGATGTGAAAACCTTCCGCACGGTGTTTAAAAAGGTAACGGGCCTGTCGCCGGTGGAGTATAAGCATAAGTATAATAAGGCGGCGTAA
- a CDS encoding DinB family protein: MEKQLAEQLKQTRDGFLAALDIFSPEEFNTVPFEGSWTPAQVAQHILLSVTGTGQLVTGPTQAADRDWQQNAAQLASIFLNFEIKMQGPDFVQPDDQPKDQQEIITQLRAGFDKLVTVAANEDLTEICTAGEFPTMGHLSRFELLTFADVHTRRHTHQLQNIATHFA, from the coding sequence ATGGAGAAGCAATTAGCAGAACAGCTTAAACAAACCAGGGATGGTTTTTTGGCGGCTTTAGACATTTTCAGTCCGGAGGAATTTAATACTGTTCCATTTGAGGGCAGCTGGACACCGGCGCAGGTAGCACAACACATTTTGTTATCCGTTACCGGCACAGGACAGCTGGTTACCGGCCCAACACAAGCAGCGGATCGCGACTGGCAGCAAAACGCCGCCCAGCTGGCCTCTATCTTCCTCAACTTTGAGATAAAAATGCAGGGGCCCGATTTTGTGCAGCCAGATGACCAGCCCAAAGATCAGCAGGAAATCATTACGCAGTTGCGTGCGGGGTTTGATAAATTGGTAACAGTAGCTGCAAACGAGGACCTGACCGAAATCTGCACCGCAGGCGAGTTTCCTACCATGGGGCATCTCTCGCGCTTCGAACTACTGACGTTTGCAGACGTGCACACCCGCCGCCATACCCACCAGCTCCAAAACATCGCCACACATTTTGCTTAA
- the mfd gene encoding transcription-repair coupling factor codes for MNIREVLDEYKADERVKQLATALNASKNARVQLRGLVVSADATVAVALYFLQHKPMVFVLPDRDEAGYFQADLENLTGKEVCLFPSSYRKPFEFTQADSSNVLARAEVLNELNHSSEYGKLIVTYPEALAEKVIDRVALEKNTLEIAVNTKLSIDFITEFLVEYDFDRVDFVYEPGQFSVRGGIVDIFSFSHDLPYRIEFFGDVIESIRTFEIESQLSVEQMKSITIVPNVQSKFLTTNNISLLEFIDPSTQLWIKDVQFTFDIIQEGYKKANQLWKALSADEKQHNPEWIDPKFNFTDEKLIADQLADYPVIEFGKQFFYNGRNEIRFDIRPQPSFNKDFQLLIHNFKNNTAEGITNYILTDSPKQVERLYAILDDLDKTVKFIPLNLSIREGFVDQEQKIACYTDHQIFDRYYKYKPKKGYQRSQAITLKELRELKPGDYVTHIDHGIGKYAGLEKVETNGKMQEMIRLIYADNDLLYVNINSLNRISKYSGKEGTVPKMNKLGTDTWERLKKTTKKKVKDIARDLIKLYAVRKSQSGNAFSPDSYLQNELEASFIYEDTPDQEKATNDFKRDMESPHPMDRLICGDVGFGKTEVAIRAAFKAVADSKQVAVLVPTTILAAQHYKTFSDRLKGFPVNIDYINRFKSTKQIKESLEKLQQGKVDIIIGTHRLVSKDVKFKDLGLMIIDEEQKFGVTVKEKLKQMRANVDTLTLTATPIPRTLHFSLMGARDLSIISTPPPNRQPVVTELHVFNEKLIKEAVEFELGRNGQLFFIHNRVADLPQLGGLIKKLVPKARIGIAHGQLEGDDLEDVMLKFVSADYDVLVATTIIEAGLDIPNANTIIINYAHMFGLSDLHQMRGRVGRSNKKAFCYLLSPPMSTLTPEARKRLSAIEEFSDLGSGFNVAMRDLDIRGSGNLLGAEQSGFIAEIGFEMYHKILDEAIQELKDDEFKGLFTDEKPRPFVSFTQIDTDQEILIPDEYVTSIAERYNLYTELSKLENEAELKAFQQQLHDRFGPVPAPVRDMLSTMRLQWLGKTIGFEKISLKKNVLRGYFIANPKSPYFESQAFKNVLDFLQFNHRRANLKEIKNSLRLSVEHVEDINQAVAVLEEVAGVGD; via the coding sequence TTGAATATCCGCGAAGTTTTAGACGAATATAAGGCAGACGAACGGGTGAAGCAGCTGGCAACAGCCCTCAATGCTTCAAAAAATGCCCGCGTGCAGCTGCGTGGTTTGGTTGTATCTGCCGATGCGACCGTGGCGGTAGCTTTGTATTTTTTGCAGCACAAGCCCATGGTTTTTGTACTGCCAGACCGCGATGAGGCCGGCTATTTCCAGGCCGATCTGGAAAACCTGACCGGCAAAGAAGTTTGCCTTTTCCCATCATCATACCGCAAACCATTTGAGTTTACCCAGGCCGATAGCAGCAATGTGCTGGCCCGGGCCGAGGTGCTGAACGAGTTGAACCACTCGTCTGAATACGGCAAACTCATCGTTACCTATCCCGAAGCGCTGGCCGAGAAAGTGATTGATCGCGTAGCACTGGAGAAAAACACGCTCGAAATTGCCGTTAACACCAAACTCAGTATTGATTTCATTACCGAGTTTCTGGTAGAGTATGATTTTGACCGGGTTGACTTTGTGTACGAGCCAGGGCAGTTTTCGGTACGTGGCGGCATTGTGGATATCTTCTCGTTCTCGCATGACCTGCCTTACCGCATTGAGTTTTTTGGCGATGTGATTGAGTCTATCCGCACGTTTGAAATAGAGAGCCAGCTTTCTGTTGAACAGATGAAGAGCATTACCATTGTGCCCAACGTACAATCAAAGTTCCTCACCACCAACAATATTTCTCTGCTGGAATTCATCGATCCAAGTACCCAATTGTGGATTAAGGATGTGCAGTTTACCTTCGACATCATCCAAGAGGGCTACAAAAAAGCCAACCAGTTATGGAAAGCGCTCAGCGCTGATGAAAAGCAACATAACCCGGAATGGATCGATCCGAAATTTAACTTTACCGACGAGAAACTGATAGCCGACCAACTGGCCGACTACCCGGTGATAGAATTTGGCAAGCAGTTCTTTTACAATGGCCGTAACGAGATCAGGTTTGACATACGTCCGCAGCCATCGTTCAACAAAGACTTCCAGCTGCTCATCCACAATTTTAAAAACAACACGGCCGAAGGCATCACCAATTACATACTAACCGACTCGCCTAAACAGGTAGAGCGTTTGTATGCCATTTTGGATGACCTGGATAAAACGGTAAAGTTCATTCCGCTTAACCTGTCCATCCGCGAGGGTTTTGTAGATCAGGAGCAGAAGATTGCCTGTTATACCGATCACCAGATTTTTGACCGTTACTATAAATACAAGCCCAAGAAAGGTTATCAGCGCAGCCAGGCCATCACCCTCAAAGAGCTGCGTGAACTAAAACCGGGCGACTACGTAACCCACATTGACCACGGTATTGGCAAATACGCCGGACTGGAAAAGGTGGAGACCAACGGCAAAATGCAGGAAATGATCAGGCTCATTTATGCCGATAACGACCTGCTGTACGTCAACATCAACTCGCTTAACCGTATTTCTAAATACAGCGGTAAAGAGGGTACCGTGCCCAAAATGAACAAGCTGGGTACCGATACCTGGGAGCGACTCAAAAAAACCACAAAAAAAAAAGTTAAAGACATTGCCCGAGATCTGATTAAGCTTTATGCGGTACGCAAATCTCAAAGCGGCAATGCCTTCTCGCCCGATAGCTACCTGCAAAATGAGCTGGAAGCCTCTTTTATTTACGAGGACACGCCCGACCAGGAAAAGGCCACCAATGATTTTAAACGCGATATGGAATCGCCGCACCCGATGGACCGCCTCATCTGTGGCGACGTGGGTTTCGGCAAAACCGAAGTAGCCATCCGCGCAGCGTTTAAGGCCGTGGCCGATAGCAAGCAGGTGGCTGTATTGGTACCAACCACCATTTTGGCGGCACAGCACTACAAAACATTTTCAGACCGACTGAAGGGCTTCCCGGTTAATATTGATTACATCAACCGTTTCAAATCGACCAAGCAGATCAAAGAATCGCTGGAAAAATTGCAGCAGGGTAAGGTTGATATCATTATTGGTACCCACCGTTTGGTGAGCAAGGATGTGAAGTTTAAAGACCTTGGCCTGATGATTATTGACGAAGAGCAAAAATTTGGCGTAACCGTAAAGGAAAAACTGAAACAGATGCGCGCCAATGTAGATACGCTGACGCTGACGGCAACGCCTATCCCGCGTACGCTGCACTTCTCGCTGATGGGAGCGCGCGATCTTTCCATCATCTCTACCCCTCCGCCAAACCGTCAGCCGGTAGTAACCGAGCTGCACGTTTTTAACGAGAAGCTGATTAAAGAAGCCGTAGAGTTTGAACTGGGTCGTAACGGACAATTATTCTTCATCCACAACCGCGTAGCCGACTTACCGCAACTGGGTGGCTTGATCAAAAAGCTGGTCCCGAAGGCCCGAATAGGCATAGCTCACGGGCAGTTGGAGGGCGATGACCTGGAAGACGTGATGCTAAAATTTGTGAGCGCCGATTATGATGTACTGGTGGCCACTACCATTATTGAGGCAGGACTGGATATCCCGAACGCCAATACCATCATCATCAACTACGCGCACATGTTTGGCCTGAGCGATTTGCACCAGATGCGTGGCCGGGTGGGCCGAAGCAATAAAAAGGCATTCTGTTACTTGCTGAGCCCGCCGATGAGTACTTTAACTCCCGAGGCCCGTAAGCGACTGAGCGCCATTGAAGAGTTTAGCGATCTGGGCAGCGGTTTTAATGTAGCCATGCGCGATCTGGACATCCGCGGCAGCGGTAACCTGCTGGGCGCCGAACAAAGTGGTTTTATTGCCGAGATTGGCTTTGAAATGTATCACAAGATCCTCGACGAAGCCATTCAGGAACTAAAAGACGATGAGTTTAAAGGTTTGTTTACCGACGAGAAACCCCGCCCGTTCGTCAGCTTTACCCAGATTGATACCGACCAGGAGATCCTCATCCCCGATGAATATGTAACCAGTATAGCCGAGCGTTACAACCTCTACACCGAGCTCTCTAAACTGGAGAACGAGGCAGAGCTGAAAGCTTTCCAGCAACAGCTGCATGACCGCTTTGGCCCCGTACCTGCCCCGGTAAGAGATATGCTGAGTACCATGCGCCTGCAATGGCTGGGCAAAACCATCGGCTTTGAAAAAATATCGCTCAAGAAAAACGTACTGCGCGGCTACTTCATCGCCAACCCTAAGTCGCCTTACTTTGAAAGTCAGGCGTTTAAAAACGTGCTTGATTTTCTGCAGTTCAACCACCGTCGCGCTAATCTGAAAGAGATCAAGAACAGCCTGCGCCTGAGCGTTGAGCATGTAGAGGATATTAACCAGGCCGTCGCCGTACTGGAAGAAGTGGCCGGTGTGGGGGACTGA
- a CDS encoding MarR family winged helix-turn-helix transcriptional regulator, translated as MKHQETIDYFLKVVWQTVANRYNQMVAEFGITQSIGYLLININEQEGTTVSEVAALLGLKSTSLSRMLSQLEKMDLIYRQSNEGDKRSVKIFLTELGKEKRHLARGLVKQFNNYLNAHISEKEKDQLINTLKKINQLTLNYKPE; from the coding sequence ATAAAGCACCAGGAAACAATTGACTACTTTTTAAAGGTGGTTTGGCAAACTGTGGCTAATCGCTACAATCAGATGGTGGCCGAGTTTGGTATTACACAGTCTATCGGGTATCTGCTTATTAACATCAATGAGCAGGAAGGCACCACGGTTTCTGAAGTAGCTGCTTTGCTGGGGCTGAAATCAACCAGCTTGTCGCGCATGCTGAGTCAACTGGAAAAGATGGACCTGATTTACCGTCAAAGCAATGAGGGCGACAAACGCTCGGTAAAGATCTTCCTGACCGAACTGGGTAAAGAAAAACGCCACCTGGCCCGCGGCTTGGTAAAACAGTTTAACAACTACCTTAATGCCCATATTTCAGAGAAAGAGAAAGACCAGTTGATCAACACGCTGAAAAAGATCAATCAACTCACATTAAACTACAAGCCCGAATAA
- a CDS encoding FKBP-type peptidyl-prolyl cis-trans isomerase gives MSRLLIICCLSLFALSACKKANGDIAQIKEQAAKDDQLLRDYIAQNGLTGQAKQVKPLGSNVDTIGVWYIVSDPGTGSNVIANSSLITVGYTGKILTTGKVFASTDTFHPAYTLGNLIKGWQLGLTYSGVKKGGKVRLLMASRYGYGPYDQPNLNLPANSVLDFDIDIFDITN, from the coding sequence ATGAGCCGGTTACTGATTATTTGTTGTTTGAGCCTGTTTGCGCTGTCGGCCTGTAAAAAGGCTAATGGGGATATTGCGCAGATCAAAGAGCAGGCCGCAAAAGACGACCAGTTGCTGCGTGATTATATAGCCCAGAATGGACTAACTGGTCAGGCCAAACAGGTAAAGCCGCTGGGTAGCAATGTAGATACCATAGGTGTTTGGTACATAGTAAGCGATCCGGGAACGGGGAGTAACGTTATTGCCAACTCATCGCTAATTACGGTGGGCTATACCGGAAAAATATTAACTACCGGAAAGGTGTTTGCCTCAACCGATACTTTTCACCCGGCTTATACCCTGGGTAACCTGATTAAGGGCTGGCAATTGGGCCTCACCTACTCAGGCGTAAAAAAAGGCGGTAAGGTAAGGTTGCTAATGGCATCGCGCTATGGCTATGGGCCCTATGATCAGCCTAATCTGAACCTGCCGGCAAACAGTGTGCTTGATTTTGATATTGACATTTTTGATATAACGAACTGA
- a CDS encoding FKBP-type peptidyl-prolyl cis-trans isomerase, which translates to MKPITFTLILICAVAMVSCRKDRNNVDIKTYDQQQMVQYMSENGLTSSMQRDLTSGDTTGMYYQILTPGNTAKPIDYSTQVSVVYTLKSFDGKFASTDTTYNHYYNFVGHIQNNQYMAKGVMLALINNLKYVGGRMRLLVPSHLAFGTAGRGTGSSDANNRVAGNQGLDYYINIVDNQAAYDDVAIKNYILANNWKESDFTKLPSGVRYRITRAGVASNTVTATSVLEVQYSGFLFDGILTADSYNTSTGTGVSMDLSTDTHTGLRQALLYGTPGAQMTVLVPSTLAYGTDTNGGTIPVNSCYRYDVNILSVQQ; encoded by the coding sequence ATGAAACCAATAACTTTTACGCTGATCCTGATTTGTGCAGTTGCCATGGTGTCGTGCCGTAAGGACAGGAATAATGTCGATATTAAAACATACGACCAGCAGCAGATGGTGCAGTACATGAGCGAAAACGGTTTAACCAGCAGCATGCAGCGCGACCTGACCAGCGGAGATACTACCGGTATGTACTACCAGATACTTACACCGGGCAACACCGCAAAGCCTATTGATTATTCAACTCAAGTATCGGTGGTTTACACACTCAAAAGTTTTGACGGCAAATTTGCCTCAACCGATACCACTTATAATCACTACTATAATTTTGTTGGTCATATTCAAAACAACCAATATATGGCCAAAGGTGTGATGCTTGCTTTGATCAATAACCTGAAATATGTAGGTGGCCGTATGCGTTTATTGGTGCCGTCTCACCTGGCTTTTGGCACAGCTGGTCGTGGTACGGGTAGTAGCGATGCTAATAACCGTGTAGCGGGTAATCAGGGTCTTGATTATTATATCAACATTGTTGATAATCAGGCTGCGTATGATGATGTGGCTATAAAAAACTATATACTAGCTAATAACTGGAAAGAATCTGACTTTACTAAGTTGCCAAGCGGTGTGCGCTACAGAATTACACGCGCAGGCGTTGCCAGCAATACAGTTACGGCAACATCTGTACTGGAGGTTCAATACTCTGGTTTCTTGTTTGATGGCATTTTAACCGCCGACTCTTACAATACAAGCACAGGCACGGGCGTTTCCATGGATCTGTCTACAGACACGCATACTGGTTTGAGACAAGCATTGCTGTATGGAACGCCTGGCGCACAAATGACGGTTTTGGTGCCTTCTACGCTGGCTTACGGCACAGATACCAATGGCGGCACTATTCCGGTTAACAGCTGTTACCGTTATGATGTAAATATTCTATCGGTTCAACAATAA